From the genome of Bradyrhizobium sp. ORS 278:
GACCGAGCGCCGCCAGTTCTGGGCCGCCTCGCCCTCGTTGCTCGAGCCATATTCGAAGGTGTCGGCCTCGTTGGTATCATAATCGTTCCAGCGGAAACCGCGTCCCTCGAAGATCGGATGCAACGTGTCGATGATCGCGAGGCTGCGCGACAGTTCGAGCCCCGCTGAACGGCAACGCTCGCAGAAACCGCGTAGAATTTCGTTTTCCGGCACGCCGGTCAGGCTTTGGGAAACAAGCCAGCTGATCAGATCGCGGCGGGCTGATAGGTCCATGCATCCAACTCGTCAACGCTGGTTTTGACAAACATCACTTCGCAGTCCAGCTCACCACCTCGCCATCCTCCTTGGTGAAGGAGGAGACCGGACGATCGAGCAGGTCGAGCACAAGCTCTGACGGACGGCACAGCCGCGCGCCCTTGCCCGTCACCACGATCGGCCGGTTGATGAGGATCGGATAGACGAGCATCGCCTCGATCAGCTGGTCATCGGTCCATTTGGGGTCGGCGAGCCCGAGGTCGGCATAGGGCGTCCCCTTTTCACGCAGCACGTCTCGCACCCTCACGCCCATCGCATTGATCAGGGCAATCAGCTGCTCGCGGCTCGGCGGCGTCTTTAGATATTCGATCACATCCGGCTCCTCGCCCGAGGCGCGGATCATCGCCAGCGTGTTGCGCGACGTGCCGCAGGCAGGA
Proteins encoded in this window:
- the arsC gene encoding arsenate reductase (glutaredoxin) (This arsenate reductase requires both glutathione and glutaredoxin to convert arsenate to arsenite, after which the efflux transporter formed by ArsA and ArsB can extrude the arsenite from the cell, providing resistance.); this encodes MTSVTIFHNPACGTSRNTLAMIRASGEEPDVIEYLKTPPSREQLIALINAMGVRVRDVLREKGTPYADLGLADPKWTDDQLIEAMLVYPILINRPIVVTGKGARLCRPSELVLDLLDRPVSSFTKEDGEVVSWTAK